In one window of Vanrija pseudolonga chromosome 5, complete sequence DNA:
- the HXT2_0 gene encoding High-affinity glucose transporter HXT2, whose protein sequence is MSQRPEVSAYDEKAEVTHVEATADGVIIQKATEFSDTQLKSELDSFSLLKSVKVFRRIILVCFAAGLCAALDGYQHQMIASIVANKGFIKQFSNGGTKLDPKHVSTFGGVYSAGMVLGQFVVQWPLEWLGRRGGVWVCCVVLALAAMTECLSKVWWNWTIARLIAGMGVGAIQVNLPVYINEMAAVQIRGIVVVAYSFWFAFGQFFASIALYSRNKTHPYDWRIMIYTQFAMIGLMAGIFIILPESPWWLVRKNKLERAKKVLQWNYKGVPGFDADHEISIIAATIEQQKRWELEAKSQGPFAILTGLNLKRFLIGCYPKVLQQFAGLALFTSYATYFFQLAGNKDPFNVTLILTCVGWASVLLDAALVDVIGRRRMTLIGFSGACTGVLIMAIIGCFQYENAKLGAVLVFGGVFANFCNQLQGSTSYAYLTEMPELRFKARATGWGLAFCNIWAILINFCLPLMIQKWAVKAAWFFVCLGIPGTVLAYFIMPESMGRSSAEIHELFVERVNLRKWKGHKTNIERDLDARMNHAQGI, encoded by the exons ATGTCGCAGCGCCCAGAGGTCAGCGCTtacgacgagaaggccgaggtcaCCCATGTcgaggcgacggccgacggcgtcatcATCCAGAAGGCGACCGAGTTCTCGGACACGCAGCTCAAGTCGGAGCTTGACTCGTTCAGCCTCTTGAAGAGTGTCAAGGTCTTCAGGCGTATCATTTTGGTCTGTTTCGCCGCCGGTCTCTGCGCCGCTCTCGATG GTTACCAGCACCAGATGATTGCGTCCATCGTCGCCAACAAGGGCTTCATCAAGCAGTTCTCCAACGGCGGCACCAAGCTCGACCCCAAGCACGTTTCTACCTTTGGCGGTGTCTACTCGGCGGGTATGGTCCTGGGCCAGTTTGTTGTCCAGTGGCCGCTCGAGTGGCtcggtcgccgcggcggcgtctgggTCTGCTgtgtcgtgctcgccctt GCCGCCATGACCGAGTGCCTCAGCAAGGTGTGGTGGAACTGGACCATTGCGCGTCTCATTGCCGGCATGGGTGTCGGCGCCATCCAGGTCAACTTGCCCGTGTACATCAACGAGATGGCCGCCGTCCAGATCCGTGgtatcgtcgtcgtggcctaCAGCTT CTGGTTCGCCTTTGGCCAGTTCTTCGCCTCGATCGCCCTCTACAGCCGCAACAAGACGCACCCTTACGACTGGCGCATT ATGATCTACACCCAGTTCGCCATGATCGGTCTCATGGCCGGCATCTTCATCATCCTTCCCGAGTCCCCCTGGTGGCTGGTCCGCAAGAacaagctcgagcgcgccaagaAGGTCCTCCAGTGGAACTACAAGGGCGTGCCGGGcttcgacgccgaccacgagATCTCCATCATCGCCGCTACCATTGAGCAGCAGAAGCGCtgggagctcgaggccaagtcCCAGGGTCCGTTCGCTATCCTCACCGGACTCAACCTGAAGCGTTTCCTCATTGGCTGCTACCCCAAGGTCCTTCAGCAGTttgccggcctcgccctcttcaCCTCGTACGCGACCTACTTCTTCCAGCTCGCCGGCAACAAGGACCCTTTCAACGTGACGCTTATTCTCACTTGCGTTGGATG GGCCTCTGTTCTccttgacgccgcgctcgttgACGTTATCGGCCGTCGCCGGATGACCCTCATCGGCTTCAGCGGCGCCTGCACGGGTGTGCTCATCATGGCCATCATCGGCTGCTTCCAGTACGAGAatgccaagctcggcgctgtGCTCGTGTTCGGTGGCGTGTTCGCCAACTTCTGCAACCAGCTCCAGGGGTCGACCTCGTACGCGTACCTCACCGAGATGCCCGAGCTGCGCTTcaaggcgcgcgcgaccggcTGGGGCCTCGCCTTCTGCAACATCTGGGCCATCCTCATCAACTTCTGCCTGCCGCTCATGATCCAGAAGTGGGCCGTCAAGGCCGCGTGGTTCTTCGTGTGCCTCGGCATCCCCGGCACCGTCCTCGCCTACTTCATCATGCCCGAGTCGATgggccgctcgtcggccgagatCCACGAGCTcttcgtcgagcgcgtcaaCCTCCGCAAGTGGAAGGGCCACAAGACGAACAttgagcgcgacctcgacgctcGTATGAACCACGCCCAGGGTATCTGA
- the mal1_1 gene encoding Alpha-glucosidase: MSSAPTTSPPSFPAHTANSITMGSVDSTAYQRKWWKEANVYQLYPASFADHAAHGHGTLRGITERVPYLKELGIDVVWVSPIFESPQADMGYDISDYRKIDPRYGDLNDWDALRDACHERGMKLVMDLVVNHSSDKHAWFTESRADKTNPKRDYYYWHPGKVNDKGERVPPNNWRSRFGLGSAWQWDEQSQEYYFHQFLKEQPDLNWTNPKLREEVYEMMRWWLDRGCDGFRMDVINFIAKAPGWPDAPINDPEQPFQAPGNLAWNRPEVHPLLQEMHEKVLKDYDAFCVGEAPGKEGPESFAVYSRPENNELQMVFNFHTQYFDRAVYEKKWNKDWKLSKLKQIFTQWHTELPAYGGWMANYLENHDQPRMVTRVGSELPEWRAKSAKLNALFHTSLTGTIFVFQGQEIGQVNLPREWPEEEYKDVSSVQRLAAERAWCDAQGITGEAKEAYITKIRTDLREAGRDNGRTPMQWDATEYAGFSKAKPWMRVVDDYPQWNVASQRADPDSVWYFYQKLLALRKERLALVYGTFVPLDEASEENYSYIRHDEHTGEKLLVLLNFARGEGGPGGLGHGTTITVDPKAWGVDVSKARLLVSNDSAKVGSGIDGPITLDNWAGRVYVLEEAKRLPN, encoded by the exons atgagcagcgcgccgactaCGTCTCCGCCTTCATTCCCCGCACATACCGCAAACTCAATCACCATGGGCTCTGTCGACTCTACAGCATACCAGCGCAAGTGGTGGAAGGAGGCCAACGTCTACCAGC TCTACCCCGCCTCCTTTGCCGACCATGCcgcccacggccacggcacGCTCCGCGGCATCACTGAGCGCGTGCCCtacctcaaggagctcggcatcgacgtcGTCTGGGTCAGCCCCATCTTCGAGTCGCCCCAGGCCGACATGGGCTACGACATTAGCGACTACCGCAAGATTGACCCCCGCTACGGCGACCTCAACGACTGGGACGCGCTCCGCGACGCATGCCACGAGCGCGGCATGAAGCTCGTCATGGACCTTGTTGTCAACCACTCGTCGGACAAGCACGCCTGGTTCaccgagtcgcgcgccgacAAGACCAACCCCAAGCGTGACTACTACTACTGGCACCCTGGAAAGGTCAACGACAAGGGCGAGCGTGTTCCCCCAAACAactggcgctcgcgcttcgGCCT CGGCTCGGCTTGGCAGTGGGACGAGCAGTCGCAGGAGTACTACTTCCACCAGTTCCTCAAGGAGCAGCCCGACCTCAACTGGACCAACCCCAAGCTCCGCGAGGAGGTGTACGAGATGATGCGCTGGTGGCTCGACCGTGGCTGCGACGGCTTCCGCATGGACGTGATCAACTTCATTGCCAAGGCGCCTGGATGGCCCGACGCGCCCATCAACGACCCCGAGCAGCCGTTCCAGGCTCCCGGCAACCTCGCGTGGAACCGCCCCGAGGTCCACCCCCTCCTGCAGGAGATGCACGAGAAGGTGCTCAAGGACTATGACGCGTtctgcgtcggcgaggcTCCCGGCAAGGAGGGCCCCGAGTCGTTCGCCGTCTACTCGCGCCCCGAGAACAACGAGCTCCAGATGGTCTTCAACTTCCACACGCAGTACTTTGACCGCGCCGTGTACGAGAAGAAGTGGAACAAGGACTGGAAGCTGTCCAAGTTGAAACAGATCTTCACCCAGTGGCATACTGAGCTGCCCGCGTACGGCGGCTGGATGGCCAACTA cctcGAGAACCACGACCAGCCCCGCATGGTGACCCGTGTGGGCTCAGAGTTGCCCGAGTGGCGCGCCAAGTcggccaagctcaacgccCTCTTCCACACGTCGCTCACGGGCACAATCTTCGTGTTCCAGGGCCAGGAGATTGGCCAGGTCAACCTGCCCCGCGAGTggcccgaggaggagtacAAGGACGTGTCGTCGGTGCAGCGTCTGGCTGCTGAGCGCGCTTGGTGCGACGCACAGGGCATCACTGGCGAGGCGAAGGAGGCGTACATTACCAAGATCCGCAccgacctgcgcgaggccggccgCGATAACGGCCGCACGCCGATGCAGTGGGACGCGACCGAGTACGCCGGCTTCTCCAAGGCCAAGCCATGGATGCGCGTCGTGGACGACTACCCCCAGTGGAAtgtcgccagccagcgcgccgaccccgacagCGTGTGGTACTTCTACCAGAAGCTGCTCGCCCTGCGCaaggagcgcctcgcgctcgtgtacGGCACGTTTGTgcccctcgacgaggcgagcgaggagaaCTACAGCTACATCCGCCACGACGAGCACACGGGCGAGAAGCTGCTTGTTCTGCTCAACtttgcgcgcggcgagggcggacccggcggcctcggccacggcACGACCATCACTGTCGACCCCAAGGCGTGGGGCGTGGACGTCAGCAAGGCGCGCCTGCTTGTTTCCAACGACAGCGCCAAGGTCGGCTCGGGCATCGACGGCCCCATCACCCTCGACAACTGGGCCGGCCGCGTCTACGTCTTGGAAGAGGCCAAGCGTCTCCCCAACTAG
- the ayr1_2 gene encoding NADPH-dependent 1-acyldihydroxyacetone phosphate reductase codes for MPRVALITGCSEPTSIGAAIALELHRRGVRVFATARRIETLKPLAEAGCDTLELDVTKAESIAAAVGAVTSAAGRLDILINNAGVSGTAPLLETDLDRMRALYEVNVFGPLALAQAFTPLLHSEQHDSVILNVGSGACWGPPMLGAYGSSKAAIQAWSDALRRELAGSRIHVVTLELLAVNTPLCKLDKTFALHSSTPSGLFPNFAEWDRMFADEAKVQAERGARPADVARRIANVVLAKKPPGKIWAGNPAWLFRYFWPLAPVKLMDYAFWLVGKVKGFDPTTAARVPAETSGAAPV; via the exons ATGCCCCGCGTAGCACTCATCACAGGCTGCTCGGAACCCACGTCAatcggcgcggcgatcgcgctcgagctccaccggcgcggcgtgcgagtGTTCGCTACCGCGCGGCGCATCGAGACGCTCAAGCCGCTCGCCGAAGCGGGGTGCGAT acgctcgagctggacgttaccaaggccgagtcgatcgcggccgccgtcggcgctgtcACGTCCGCCGCGGGGCGGCTCGACATCCTCATCAATAAT GCCGGCGTGAgcggcaccgcgccgctcctcgagACGGACCTGGACCGCATGCGCGCGCTGTACGAAGTGAACGTGTTCGGCCCCTTGGCCCTCGCGCAGGCCTTCACGCCGCTGCTCCacagcgagcagcacgacaGCGTCATACTCAACGTCGGCTCGGGGGCGTGCTGGGGCCCGCCCATGCTCGGCGCGTACGGCAGCTCCAAGGCGGCCATCCAGGCGTGGTCGGACGCGCTGAggcgcgagctggcggggTCGCGCATCCACGTGGTGACGCTCGAGCTGC TCGCCGTCAACACGCCGCTCTGTAAGCTCGACAAGACGTTCGCTCTGCACTCTTCCACGCCGAGCGGGCTTTTCCCAAACTTTGCCGAGTGGGACCGCATgttcgccgacgaggccaaaGTCCAAGCGgagcgcggtgcgcgtcCCGCCGACGTGGCGCGGCGTATCGCCAATGTCGTGCTGGCCAAGAAGCCGCCCGGGAAGATATGGGCGGGGAACCCCGCGTGGCTGTTTCGATACTTCTGGCCCCTCGCGCCCGTCAAGCTCATGGACTATGCGTtctggctcgtcggcaaggtcaagggGTTCGATCCGACCACCGCTGCGAGGGTGCCGGCTGAGACGAGtggcgccgcccccgtctGA